Sequence from the Desulfobacteraceae bacterium genome:
CGTCAGGGCGATCACGGTGCAGCCGATGTCGCGGATGATGGGCACCAGCATGTTGAGCTCTTCGGTCTCGCCGCTGTTGGAAAGCGCCAGGAACACGTCGTCGCGGCTGACGATCCCGAGGTCGCCGTGCATGGCCTCCACAGGGTGCAGGAAAAGTGAGCGGGTACCGGTGCTGTTGAGGGTGGCCACGATCTTGCGCCCCACCAGTCCGGATTTGCCGATCCCGGCGACGATCACCCGGCCACTGGCACTGCAAATGGCCGCCACCATGCGCGCGAAACTCTCGTCGATCCTTTCGGCCAGCCTGAGAAGCCCTTCGGCCTCGATTTTGATGACGTCAGCCGCTTGTTGGGCAACCATCACGCAAAGGTCCTCGCCGCAATAATTTTAACAGTTCCGTAAAAAGGCCAATTTCTGCGTTGCGCTGCATCTCGAAGTCGCTGCGGCGTACATAAAGTACGCCTCACGCCGCTGAGATTTGCGCGTCGTAACTTGACCTTTTTACGAAACTGCTTGGATTTTGGCTTTTACCGCTTCATCAATTTTACCTGCCGCACCGATTTTCCCCACCAGGTGCGGCAAAATGCCGCGCCCAACGACAGGGGGCCAGCCGTATTTTGGCCCCGGCCCGCGCCGAGCGCCGCATCTTTCCCCGGGGCGGTGCCGCTCAGTTGCCAAAAGGCAGGCCCTTGAGCAGGCCTTTGGCTTTCTTTTCCAGGGATTTGAGATCGTCTTTTTTGAATTCGCCCTTCTCGATCTTTTGCTGGATACCCTGGAGTTCCTCTCCGAAGTGCTGTTGCACCAGGCCTTTGAGGTCCGGCTGAAAGGACGGCCGGTCAAAGGTGCCCGAAACCAGCACCGGCACCGTGACCCCCGCGGGCGCGGCCGTGTCCGCCTGCCCCTGGAGAGGCGCCACAAAGCGGGGATCGATCCGGAAGTCGAGGGTTTCACGGACCAAGTCGGCCTGCCCGGCCGCCTGCACCTGCAACAGCGGCGACTGCAGGGTGGTGGCGGCGGTCTTGAAGACCCCTTTTTCAAGGGTGAAGGGCGCCTTCAACTCGGTGAAATCGGTCTGCGGGCGGGATGCCCCGGCCGCACCCAGGCCGAAGGCGGCGGCAGCGTTGCGCACCATGCCGAGCAGATCGAGCCCTTTGACGCTGCCCTGACTGAAAACCACATTCCCCTTTCCGTTGAGGGTCGGCTTGACGGCCCC
This genomic interval carries:
- a CDS encoding SIS domain-containing protein, with protein sequence MVAQQAADVIKIEAEGLLRLAERIDESFARMVAAICSASGRVIVAGIGKSGLVGRKIVATLNSTGTRSLFLHPVEAMHGDLGIVSRDDVFLALSNSGETEELNMLVPIIRDIGCTVIALT